The stretch of DNA GCCGTACCGCCAGGTGGTCGTCAAATTCCCTGTGGCCGGCGAATGGATCGCCGAAGTACGCGGCCTGCGCGGCACCACCGTCGCCGATCAGTGCGCCTGCTCGCCTGCCGGGCTTGCGGTGCCCGAACGCGTGGATGGCAAGATCGAGCGCGCCACGGTCACGCTGCAAACGGTGGCCGACATCGCGGGTCATGCGGCTGAACAGCAGATCCGCAACGCCCTGTTGAACCGGCAGATGGACCTGTTCGCCGACGGCAGCTTCCGGCCCGATGCATCGGTGACGCGCGACGACTTCGCCCGCCACCTGATGCTGAACACGCCGCTGCGCCAGTCGCTCGGCGCAACCGCGAAGTTCACAGACGTCACAGCCGACCTCGCGCCGATTGCCGAAGCCGTGACCGCCAGTGGCTCGACGCTGCGCGATTGGAACTTCACGCCCGCGGGGATGATGAGCGCCAGCGGCTCGACCTTTAATCCCACGGGGACGATCACGCGGCTCGACCTGGCGGTGGCGCTGGTGCGCGCCCTCGGTCAGGACGCGCAGGCCAAGGCGCTGGCCGGAACCCCTGTGACGGCGAACTACAACGGGCAGACGATTGCGGTAGACGACAATGGCAGCATCGCGCCGGCGCTGCGCGGTTACGTGCAGATCGCTTTGAATGACGGCATCCTGCAAGCGAGCTTCAGCCTGACGCAAGGGCCGTTCGACCTCGCGCCGGTCCTGCACGCGCAGGTGAAGCCGGCTGACCCGGTGACGCGCGCCTGGATGGCTTACGCGCTCGATCACTACCGCCAACATTTCGTCGCCGGCAACTAACTCGACGCTTCGGTGATGCGACTTGCGTCGCATCATCACCTGACGCCGGCTCATCGCGCATTCGGTCCAGAGCGCAATGAGCCGGCGTTACTTTATGGGGCCGCGTCGCCGTGTCGGTTGCAGGCAGAGTTGGCACGATTGTTGATACAATAGCTCGTCAGGACGCGCGTGAGTCTGGAGGATTGCATGAAGAGATTATTGCTCAGGCGCACGGCTCAGGCGTGGGTGGTCTCGATGCTGGTTTTGGCGTTTCTGTTTCCCATCCAGGGCTTCGCGCAAGGGCGCGGGCATGGCCGCGGCCAGGATAAGAAAGCCGTGAAGTTTGTCAATGGCCACGACGCCCGCGATGGGCGTCTGGACGGGCGCGGGCCGAAGCCTTCGGTCATACGGCATCGGCGCTCTGTCTATGCGGCTTCGGTTACGGGCCGCCATTCGCTCAGGCACAGGCATCGGCGCGGCATTCACAAGATGCGGCGGCATTAGCCATCCCCTTAGGTCGTAGCGCCGCTCTCAATAAAAGATTCGAGTGACGTGATGAGCAACCGCGCGCCGCAAGGCGGCATTGAGGAATTTGTAACGGCGCTTACATCGGCCTTGGCCGATTACCAGATCGACGGCGTGAGCGAGGCGCAGCAAGCGCAGCTCGTCGCGCATTACCGCATGATGCTGGCGTGGAACCGGCGCACCAACCTGACACGGATTACCGGACCTGACGAAGCCGCGCGCTTGCATTACGCCGACTCGCTTGCGGGCGGGCGCTTCGTTGGCGCGGCGCAAACCCTGCTCGACATCGGCAGCGGCGCCGGCTTCCCGGCCATCCCGCTCGCCGTCCTGCGTCCCGACCTGCGAGTCACCGCGCTTGAAGCGAACCAGAAGAAATCGCTCTTCCTCGCCGAAGCCCGCGATGCGCTCGGCCTTGCCAACGTTGACATCAAGACGGCGCGCGTCGAGTCGTTTGACCTCTCGGCTTTCGACCTGCTGACCAGCCGCGCGCTCGACCGCGCCGAAGAAATCTTGCCGAAGGTCGCCGAGCGCATGAGCGCGCGGCAACGCTTTATGCTCTACTGCGCGACCGAGTTGCTCGACAAGCTGACGGCGCGGCTGGCCGCAGACTTCACGATACAAGCGCACGCCATCCCGCAGAGCGCGGCGCGGCGGGTGGCGATCTTTGCGCGCCGCTCGGCGTGATTTTATCCTTCGGTCAAAAGCACGGAGACAGGTCAGGCAAGAAGGTCAAACTGAAGGCGCTGCGATCAACGGCCTACCCTAAAATGGCCAAAAAACGCCGATTTATGAAGTGTTTTTCTACCGAAGCCGGCTGGCACGGCCATTGCTATAGAATGGTCGGAAGCTTGAGACGCCTGATGGTGCTCTCTTTTTGGGCCATCATACGCGACGCCGAATTGGTCTTGCACGGGCGTTGGTTGTGCGGTCATTTTCCTTTTGCGCCGGGAACCTCACCTCCCAGGCGCGCGATGATCGCCGCCGCGCTCGCGCCCGAAAACCGAGTCAGAACCCTCTCTACGGCTTCGGCGTTGACGTATGATGGCCCGCTTTCTTTCACCCCGCTGCCGCGATCCGCTCAAGCCCGACATAATCACGCAAGGCTTCAGGTATCATCACGCTGCCATCCGCCTGTTGATAGTTCTCAAGTAACGCCAACCACAAACGACCGATGGCCAGTCCCGAGCCGTTGAGCGTATGCGCGAACTCAACCTTCGCCTTCTGCTCGCGGCGAAAGCGAATCTGCGCGCGCCGCGCTTGAAAGTCCGTGCAGTTCGAGCAAGAAGAAATCTCACGGTAGGTGTTCTGTGATGGCAGCCACACTTCCAGATCGTAGGTCTTGGCCGCCGAGAATCCCATGTCGCCGGTCGCCAGCGCCACCCGACGGTACGCGAGGCCCAACCGCTCAAGCACCGTTTCAGCGTCACCGGTCAGCTTCTCCAGCTCATCGAAGGAATCTTCGGGGCGCGTGATCTTCACCAGCTCGACCTTGTCGAACTGGTGCTGGCGGAACATGCCTTTCATGTCCTTGCCGTACGTGCCCGCTTCCCGCCGGTAGCACGGCGTGAAGGCGGTGTAGCGCCGCGGAAGCGTGCTCTCCGGCAGCACCTCACCGCTGTGGAGCGCCGTCAGCGGCACCTCCGCGGTCGGGATGAGGTAGAGCAGGCGCTGCTCGTCGGCTTCAACCGTCTTGAACAGCTGTTCCTCGAACTTCGGCAGCTGGCCGGTGCGGAGCATCGTCTCCCCGCTCACCAGGTGTGGCAGCCAGAGCTCCGTGTAGCCGTGCTCTCGCGTGTGGAGGTCGAGCATGAACAGCCCCAGCGCTCGCTCGAGACGCGCGGCGGCGCCCCAGAGGATGGAGAACCGGGACTTGGCCATCCGCGTCGCACGCTCGAGGTCCAGGAGTCCGAGCGCCTCGCCGAGCTGTTCGTGAGGCTTGACCGCAAAGTCGAACGCCCGCGGGGTGCCCCAGCGACGGACCTCGACGTTCTCGTCGTCGCCCTTGCCGCGCGGCACGGAGTCATGCGGAACGTTGGGCACCTGCTCGAGCAGCTCGGCGAGGGCCGTATCGAGGCGCTTCAGCTCGACGTCGAGCGCCTTGATGCGCTCACCGACCTCGCGCATCCGCGCCTGCTCGGCGGCGGCGTCCTCGCCGCGCCGCTTGGCCCGGCCGATCGCCTCGGACGCCACGTTGCGCTCGGCTTTCAGGTCATCGGCTTCCTTGACGAGCCGGCGGCGCTCGGCGTCGCGCTCGACGATCTCCGGGATGAGCTGGCCACCGCCCTTCTCGGCCAGCGCGCGCTGGATCTGCTCGGGCTGCTCGCGAATGAGACGCAGATCCAGCACGGACGGGCGGCTACTGCGCTTCGGCGGGCGTCTGCTCGGCCTCGACCCGCGCGATCGACCCCACTCGATCGTCGGCATCGAGGTCGATGATGCGAACGCCCATGGTGTTCCGGCCCTGGGACGACACCTCGCCGGCGGGGATCCGGATGATCTTGCCTTTCGTGGTGATGATGAGGATGTCGTCGCTTTCGCGGACCTGCAGCATGCCGACCACGGTGCCGTTGCGGCCGCCCGTCTTGATGTCGATGATGCCCTTGCCGGCGCGGCCCTGCAGCCGGTACTCCTCGAGCGGCGTCCGCTTGCCGTAGCCCCGCTCCGACACGGTGAGGATCTGCGCTCCCTCCTGCACGACGTCGGCGGCGATCACCTCGTCGCCCTCGTCCACGTCGATCCCGCGCACGCCGGCCGCGCCGCGGCCCATCGCGCGCACCTCGTCCTCGGTGAATCGGATGGCCATGCCTTGCTTGGTGGCGATCATCACCTCGCGCGAGCCGTCGGTGCGGCGCGCGGTGATCACCTCGTCGGCGTCCTCGAGGCCGATGGCCTGGATGCCGCCCGCGCGCGGATGCGAATACGCCTCGAGCTCGGTCTTCTTCACCTTGCCCTGCTTCGTGCAGAACAAGATGTAGCCGCCGGCGCCGAAATCGCGCACCGGCACGCACGTCGCCACGCTTTCACCTTCGCCGAGCGACAGGAGGTTCACCATGGCCTTGCCCTTCGCCTGGCGCCCGCCCTCGGGAATCTCGTGGACCTTGAGCCAGTGGATCTTGCCCAGGTTGGTGAAGAAGAGAAGATAGGAGTGCGTCGAGGCGATGAACAGATCCTCGACGATATCTTCTTCCTTGGTCTCCATGCCGGTGACGCCCTTGCCGCCGCGGCGCTGGCTGCGATACGACTCGACGTGCGTCCGCTTGATGTAGCCCGAGCGCGTGATGGTGACCACCATCTCCTCGTCGGCGAGGAGGTCCTCGATGGTCAGCTCGGTGCTCTGGTCGACGATCTGGGTCCGCCGCGCGTCGGCGTACTCCTCCTTCACGGCCAGGAGCTCCTGCTTGATGATGGCCATCAGCTTGGCCTCCGACGCGAGGATGCCCTTCAGCTCGTCGATGAGCGCCAGCACTTGCTCGTGCTCCTCCACGATCTTGTGGCGCTCGAGCTGGGTGAGCCGCTGCAGCCGCATGTCCAGGATGGCCTTGGCCTGGATCTCCGAGAGATCCAGCTGGCGCATCAACGCGTCCTTCGCGGCGTCCGGACTGTCGGCCTGCCGGATGAGGCGGATGACGAGGTCGAGCTGCTCCACGGCCTTCCGCAGCCCGGCCAGGATGTGCGCGCGCTCCTCGGCACGCGCCAGGTCGAAGCGCGTCCGGCGCGTCACGACTTCGCGCCGGAACTTGATGAACGCCTCGAGCATCTGCTTCAGATTCACGACCTGCGGCCGGCGGTCGACCAGCGCCAGCATGATGATGCCGAAGCTCGTCTCCATCTGCGTGTGCTTGTAGAGCTGGTTCAGAACGATCTCGGGCATCTCGCCCCGCCCCAGCT from Blastocatellia bacterium encodes:
- the rsmG gene encoding 16S rRNA (guanine(527)-N(7))-methyltransferase RsmG is translated as MSNRAPQGGIEEFVTALTSALADYQIDGVSEAQQAQLVAHYRMMLAWNRRTNLTRITGPDEAARLHYADSLAGGRFVGAAQTLLDIGSGAGFPAIPLAVLRPDLRVTALEANQKKSLFLAEARDALGLANVDIKTARVESFDLSAFDLLTSRALDRAEEILPKVAERMSARQRFMLYCATELLDKLTARLAADFTIQAHAIPQSAARRVAIFARRSA
- the serS gene encoding serine--tRNA ligase, which translates into the protein MLDLRLIREQPEQIQRALAEKGGGQLIPEIVERDAERRRLVKEADDLKAERNVASEAIGRAKRRGEDAAAEQARMREVGERIKALDVELKRLDTALAELLEQVPNVPHDSVPRGKGDDENVEVRRWGTPRAFDFAVKPHEQLGEALGLLDLERATRMAKSRFSILWGAAARLERALGLFMLDLHTREHGYTELWLPHLVSGETMLRTGQLPKFEEQLFKTVEADEQRLLYLIPTAEVPLTALHSGEVLPESTLPRRYTAFTPCYRREAGTYGKDMKGMFRQHQFDKVELVKITRPEDSFDELEKLTGDAETVLERLGLAYRRVALATGDMGFSAAKTYDLEVWLPSQNTYREISSCSNCTDFQARRAQIRFRREQKAKVEFAHTLNGSGLAIGRLWLALLENYQQADGSVMIPEALRDYVGLERIAAAG
- the gyrA gene encoding DNA gyrase subunit A, encoding MPDRQINAPIEEEMRKSYLDYAMSVIVGRALPDIRDGLKPVHRRVLYTMQLLGLAWNRGYKKSARVVGDCMGKFHPHGDSAIYDTLVRMVQDFSLRYPLVDGQGNFGSIDGDPAAAMRYTEARMAKIAHEMLADIDKDTVDFVPNYDDNEQEPVVLPARVPNLLINGSAGIAVGMATNIPPHNLGEVVDALVLLIDDPSTAVERLMTVVTGPDFPTAGYIYGANGIREAYTTGRGTITLRAKAHAEKGRGGRESIIISELPYQVNKATLIERIAELSKEKKIGGISEIRDETNREGIRVVLELGRGEMPEIVLNQLYKHTQMETSFGIIMLALVDRRPQVVNLKQMLEAFIKFRREVVTRRTRFDLARAEERAHILAGLRKAVEQLDLVIRLIRQADSPDAAKDALMRQLDLSEIQAKAILDMRLQRLTQLERHKIVEEHEQVLALIDELKGILASEAKLMAIIKQELLAVKEEYADARRTQIVDQSTELTIEDLLADEEMVVTITRSGYIKRTHVESYRSQRRGGKGVTGMETKEEDIVEDLFIASTHSYLLFFTNLGKIHWLKVHEIPEGGRQAKGKAMVNLLSLGEGESVATCVPVRDFGAGGYILFCTKQGKVKKTELEAYSHPRAGGIQAIGLEDADEVITARRTDGSREVMIATKQGMAIRFTEDEVRAMGRGAAGVRGIDVDEGDEVIAADVVQEGAQILTVSERGYGKRTPLEEYRLQGRAGKGIIDIKTGGRNGTVVGMLQVRESDDILIITTKGKIIRIPAGEVSSQGRNTMGVRIIDLDADDRVGSIARVEAEQTPAEAQ